tctcctttttttttctctctctctcctctcactGTACGCTGCCACCGTTCGCTGTGATCCCCCGCTGCCGTCACTCTCTAATTAGTTGCCCTCACTTtttatctttctcttttaattattgatttggacaTATAATCCAAATTATCTAAGCTCATAGGCTGGACCCAACATTTATTAACTAAGCAAACTTTTCAGAGGTGGTACACACAACCTGGGCAAAATAGATGCGGAAGAGGATGATGGTGACATGGTGCAGTGCCTTTGACCTCAACATATAATGTTCCAATTTAGAACCATTACAAATTCTCAACCAGGCCTTGTCAAATTCACAATTTGCAAGCTCATCTTGATGCATAGAAAGCTTAAAAATAGTTAAGCAATagcatatttattaaaaatacaaGCATTTCTATTGATATAgattttttttgaatattttttttataatttttgaaaTGGTTCGATTCTTGGTACTTGCAAGAAAGATAAGGATCTTTCGATTATCTCTTTTGAGATTCCATCAAGAAGTTTTTTAGTtgctttattaatttttattatttgatatatGTTAAAATTTCATAATCCAATCCCCGTATCTTTGCTTGTGTTTTGATTGACTCCTTAAATAAACATTCATTCACAATCAATTCGAGTAAAATCAACAATTCTCGTTTAAAACAAGTcacatatataatatttgaaatatccttatatttttattatttgtttgtcAACTAATGATAATTAAGTATAACATTATTATATATAAGTTTTGTGAAATTGAGaggaatataaatatatatacacacaaaacaGCTAAATATAAAAAACACAACAATCATATGGATATATAGCTTGAAGAAATGTTGTGATGGATTCTAAACCTAATACCAATTCCttcttaattaattattattcctTGTATCTCCtgattccctttttttttatgtttggtGGCTATTATTGGTTGCACTGCCACCACAATTCTCACCAAACGTCAACCAAATCATATCACCAACATCAGAAGGCCTAGTCAAAGAAAAATGGTTGGGTGAGGATGTGCGTTCATAAAACATGAAATCACAAGGTTTGTTCATGATTAAAAGTCTTTAACTTCTCATTTACGGGAATAAGggaaaatattatatatgatacCAAATGTCTTTTATACTCCAAATGCATCCATTGGTCAATCTCTTGGAGACGTACAAGTTTAATGTGTATGCATAATATTTTTAGTTTTAGGAATACTTAAGCTAAACGGAGATTATGATAAAAATTCTTCTCTAATTTCTACAGCCATCCTTTTCTAGTTGGATAACTACTTGACATAGAGCATGCATTTAAGACGATAGATTGTAGTTGTATCGATCTTTTGTAACTTTGATGTAAATTTGCTTTATTGTTCTTTTTTCTGAAGCATGTTGACCATTTTGTAGAGGATGCTTTTgcaatagattatatatatagtaTTCTTTGAATACAAAAGGTTGAGATGGATCCACCAATAGCTTGTTGTCTTGGGCATCAAGGCAACTCCAACCTAACTCTTGAGGACCAGTTGATGAGCTATAAAATGGGCTAAGAAGCTTAACTCCCTTGCACAACCTCAACCTCCTGCTGATTTCCTCTTTGTGTGCAGCTCATAGTCTAAGCAGGCTTGTTTCTTTCACTTCCTTTTGATTCTTGTCCTTGATTCATTAGTATCTTGTATACTAAATCTTTGGTTCGTTCAATGATGGTGCTTTTGTGATGGAAAGCAGTGATGATTCAGAATCAATAGTGGCGGAGACTTGTCTTTTGATGATGTAAGAACTGAAGCTTTAAACTGCTGCTTGTGTTTTGATGGTGTAAGATCTGAAGCTTTAAACGACTGCTTTCATGGCCATGCCCAACTTATATATCTTTTGTTTAATTACCTGGTTTTTGTCGGGGTTGGTTTGAAGGGAAGGATATgatgataccaaatgatggatCGCTCGCCGATCGTAAATGGCAGATTGTTTCTTCTGCCTTGACGACCATCAGAATGTGCAGTATCTGAACCTTCCAAGTCTTCATCCCCTcctgttttctctctctctctctcttgtttttcttgataaaaatctttttttattacttatatttttttatgtcaaaatcaAAGTTTGAAAGTCAACGatctctctttttgttttttttaaatatattttggtatttttgaCAACATTGGAAGTGgaattatttttttgaaatggtAATTTAATTCAATCAGGTTTTGAATGGGGTTTAATACATAATTACTAGACAAATGGATTACATTACTCCCATCTATTTTaggtaataaaaaaaattctgatcTTATGATCCATTTGGCCATCCAATGATGCTTTCAATCTTGTAATCATTTTATCTCCTAATCTTCAAAATAATTAAGATTATCACCACaaaaatcgaaaagaggataaatgatatctattttttttaaattgagagagagagagagaaattaacGTTTTTTGGTCATAAAAAGATAGATATTAAACAAATACTTCCCTCCAAACACACATGAAATCTGGTAGAGAGAAACAAAGGAATGTCTCCAATATTTTCTAATAATTATTATTCAGATTCGTGCAGCATATAAAATAAATCATTGGATTTGCCAAGAATTATTTCTAATTTCTTAGTAATCAGTGTGCTCTTTCTTTCTATGTAGCCGGCTGTAGACAAAAAGAGTTCAGTGTGTTCCACCcaaaacgaaaaagaaaaaggagatcagTGTGTCATGTGGATGAGCAACTCTGTCATCTTTAATACTATTCTGTAGGATGAACAGCTTGTGACCTTTTAGTGTTTGTTTTGTCCTCTCCATTTTATATATATAGAGGATGAACAGCTTGTGTTGGAGAATAAAAGTACTAATGTTCAATACTCAATTGCATGGGTTCGGTTTGCTTTTGTTTCTCATGCAATTTTGTCATCATTAAGTCACCTCATTCTATGCAATGCGCTTCATGAATTCAAATATCCAttacccttcttttttttttttttaccataggataaaataaaaaaagaactcgAAGATGTATAATCATTGTCTTAAGATAAAATGTGATTGTGAAGTGATTTGACTAACATCTTTCaacaaatcaaataataaaataaaataaaataaaagtataattaaaaaataaaagataagggATTATTTAGTTTTTTAATTTACGATTGATTAGGAGTTTAGGACTCTATTTATAGAGTCTAGAAATGTCAAAATTAAAAGCATTTATCAATGGGACATGTCCTTTCATttataatcattaaaaaaaaatttaaattatattttgtgGATTTGTTGCAACTTCatctaattatattattatatattcaacttaagttttttgtttttcttttgggaAGGGCGGGATGCATGTAAGTAAGAATGGATGTTTGGGTCAACGAAGGAAAGGGACTTGCACTTGAGGGAAATGGTCCATCAGCTCTTCAAGGAACTCTGACACACTTGCACATCATTATCtataatatttgtatatatttattattcaGATCTTTTTTTGAAATACAGAATCACTAATGTATATAATGAACGTAACTGTATTACTACTACCTGATtaactattttaattttaatagacAAAATTTGGCCTTTTGTcattattatcataataataaaaaaagttttttttttcttaaaaaaattacacACATGGAATGAAATGAATAATAAGTGGAAATTGTGACGATAGTTAAGTAGAGTGAGTATGCTAATACTgagttaatttaaatattttagattaatagTTCAGACTCATTAAGTTTGTCCTATCAATCAGATCATGATAAATGATACtagaataattataatattaaatagaTTGAGAGatccaaatgaaaaaaaaaatattatatatcataCTATTAGCAACAGTATAAATGGAATGAGCTTGAATTATATGAGAGAAAAAATATCACCATATTTATCGAGCAGCTTTCTTTCTTTAAACTACATACTTCACAATGATATGAGACTGCACACGACAAAACGATATAGTTGATGATTCTCCCAACCAAGTGCAGCTTCTAAATCTTCAGATAACATTACCAAATGATGAGAGGAGCTCATAATTATAACTTATGCAAAACTATCAACAAATATCAGAAAGTGTTACATAGATCGACATTTCATCGGGAAAAGTCcacgttatttatttattttattaaatgacacctctcatatttatttttatttaataatattctttaataataataataataataatgaatcaaACCCAATTGAATTTAAAGATTTTATTTAGATAAATTTTTCGATCGAACGTAACTTAAATATGACATAGTCGAATTTCGAGTATAACTAAATAAACTATTATTAAATCAATCTAAATTTTTATAGAATAAATAGAATATGACAAGATGGTTAATaatgttattttttttaataatatatgataattaattattaaaatttaagattttttttagtgTGATCAAGTTTAACTTTATCAACTTATACTAAACTAACCTAAATTTTCACATAACTACTAGAACATAGTTCTAAGATGAataatatgtttttattttttatttttaaaaaaagtataagaattaattattaaaaataaggaTTTTTTGAATATGTTTTGTGATAAGTGTAACTTAGTTCAATTTTGAATGTGGCTTAACCAACTTCCATTAAACTAATTCAAACTTCTACTAAACTATCTAATTATGATTCTAAAATGATtagcattttatatttttataaaattttatgataattaattgttAAAATTATAGATTTTGTGCATTGGTTATAACTTAGCTTAATTACAAGAGTAATTTGATCAATATCTATTAAATCAACTAAAACTTTTAAGTAATCACTAAGATATtattttaagatgattaatactattttttttatttattttaaaaaatatattgtgacattttttaaatatattttatgatgtaGTATAACTCAATTCAACTTTCAAGAAACCaacttcaaaattttataaaatcactaagatataattttaagatgattagtattttgtttattttttaaaaaaatatgataattaattataaaattaacattTTTTGAATAACATATGCCATTTAAATAAAAAGCTAAGGCATTTTCATCCAAGCATTACACATACGTCTGAATAGtttcctttccttcttttctCACCACCTTTCCAAAACAGTCACAGCTTTCCCCCTTTCCGTAACAGACACACGCACACACGCGGCTTTCATGTTTCTTTTTCCTCCCAGAAACCCTCCTCTTGGCATTCGCTTCCTTGTTCTTCTTTCCTCCGTAAGCCCCTCAAAATCTGGTTTCTCTATCCTCCTCTCGTTTCATTCTCCATCAACATCTGTTTCTCCGCTGCTACAAATGCTATGCCTTCCTTCTTCTCCATATCTGCTGGTTAGGGAGCCGGAGCCGGAGCCTTAAACCCTTGAAGTCTCCTCCTTTCTCCTTGTTCTTGTTGTGGTGGAAATTTGTGCTTTCGCTTCTTTTCTTTttagaattagggttttggggatGGGAGGAGGATGGAAGGTGGAGAGACTGGTGGCTGTGCGGCGCTCGCTGCGGACGAGCCTGGACCGGTCGCGGGCGCTGGGCGCCGCCCTCGCCCGCGCCGGGCCCCGCCTCGACGAGATCCGGCAGCGGCTTCCCTCGATGGAGGCCGCCGTCCGCCCGATCCGCGCCGACCGCGACGCGCTGGCGGACGCAGGCGGGCACATTGATCGCTCCGTCGTCCCCGCCGCCGCCGTTCTCAAGGTCTTCGACGCGGTCCATGGCCTCGAGCGCTCCCTCCTCTCCGACCCCCGCGCCGACCTTCCCGGCTACCTCGCCGTGCTCAAGCACCTCGAGGAGGCCCTGCGCTTCCTCTCCGACAACTACGGCCTCGCCGTGCAGTGGCTCGACGACATCGTTGACTACCTCGACGACCAAACCCTCGCTGACCAGCGCTTCATTATGGGTCTCAAGTCCTTCCTTGTCTCTCTCAAGTCCTCGCCTTCGCCTCTCGACGGCGGCCTCCTCGCGGCCACCCTTGACAAGCTCGAATCCGAGTTCCGGCTCCTCCTGGCCGAGCACACCACCCCTCTTCCGATGCCCCCCGACACATCCGACGCTTCCACCATCTCCACCTCCCCAATCCCGGTCCTCGTCATCCACAAACTCCGCGCCATCCTCGAGAGGATGACTGCAAATAACCTGCTTGATCGCTGCGTCTCGATCTTTGTGGATGTCCGAGGATCCAACATCCGCGCCAGCCTCCGAGCGCTCAACCTCGACTACCTGGAGATCACGCCCAATGAGTTCAATGACGTGCAGAGCATCGAAGGATACATCGAGAAGTGGGGTCGTCACCTTCAGTTTGCCGTCAAGCACCTCTTCGAGACCGAGCTCAAGGTCTGCGTCGAGGTGTTTGAGCAAACCGGACCACCTGATGTAGCTGTATCATGCTTCGCTGATATTGCTGCGCGGGCTGGAATCCTCGGATTCCTCCGGTTTGGGACGATTGTCACCGAGACAAGGAAAGATCCCATCAAACTTCTCAAGCTTCTTGATGTCTTTGCAACACTGAACAAATTAAGATTGGATTTCAACCGGCTTTTTCGAGGAAAAGATTGTGTTGAGATCCAGAACCAAACTAGGGATCTTATTAAGAGAGTGATCGATGGGGCTTGTGACATCTTTTGGGAGCTTTTGCATCAAGTGGAGCTACAAAGACAGATGCCACCACCTTCTGATGGAGCTGTGCCAAGGTTGGTGAGCTTCATCACTGAATACTGCAATAAACTTCTCAGTGATGAGTATCGGCCAGTTCTTACTCAAGTTCTGATCATACATCGGAGCTGGAAGCAGGAGAAGTTTCAAGAAGAAATGCTAACTGATGCGATTTTGGAGATATTTAAAGCCCTTGAGGCCAACTTTGACATTTGGTCTAAGAGCTACGGGGACACTTCACTTTCCTTCCTATTTGCAATGAACACACATTGGCATTTCTACAAGAATTTGAAGGGGACTAGGCTGGGGGAGCTGTTAGGCGAGGCAAAGTTGAAAGAGCATGAGCAGTACAAGGATTATTATGCTGCATCTTTCTTGAGGGAAAGCTGGGGAAAGCTTCCACCTTTATTGAGCAGGGAAGGGTTGATATTGTTCTCTGGGGGTAGGGTCAAGGCTCGGGATCTGGTGAAGCAGCGTTTGAAAGGTTTCAACGAGTCCTTTAATGAGATGTATCATAAGCAGTCGAGTTGGGTTATATCAGACAAGGACTTGAGGGAGAAGATGTGTCAATTGGTAGTGCAGACTATTGTTCCTAGCTACCGGAGCTATATGCAGAACTATGGGCCTCTGGTCGAGCAAGATTCAAGTGCAAGCAAATATGCAAAGTACACAGCTCAAAGCTTGGAGAAGATGCTTGGTTCTCTTTTTCAGCATAAACCCGGGAGAACAATGAGTCTCAGCATTGGGCACTCAAATGGAAAATTGACTAGTGTGATGAACAACCTGTCTCGCTCTGCCTCTACCGTGAGTTGATGAAGCCATATCTCTGTTTAATTTGAAGGAAAAGTCAATGCTCATTCTCCACAGGCACAGCAGTCGAAAGTAGAAGTCGATCTTACAGTAGTCCTTGTTGGTTAATGGATATTTGATGCAGCAGCATGTGACGGTGGCCCGATGCAACAAATTTTACAAACTTGTTACATTGGGTAACTGGGGATAAGAGGGCCCCTGAATGTGGAAGCTGAAATTGAAGCATGCTATAGTCAAATTAATTTGTGCATATATGTCTTGAGAAATAGTAGGATGGTGGTGACCATGTGATTAATTCTTTGGCACATTTGTAGTAGAAGTTACTTTGCTATTATGCTTTAGAGGTTCTTCCACTCTCAGTATGCATTACATTTTGCCTAGCATCTAGTTCTTCATTTTACGCTTGAggatgtagaaactaaatatacaatttgattttttgattttatttgtACAATTTATTGATAATTGTATCCTTGTGTCCTTCCTTTTCATTCTCAACATTTATCTTACAAAGATGCAATATGGTGCTGGCTAGTTAGGTGCATGCTCTAGGAGTGGAACAATTTGGGCTATGACCATTAACATCAAATTTcttctaaaataattattttgtccaattcatatcattATTTTGAATTGGTTCTCTTTCTTGGAGGAACCTATACTTCCATTTTACCTGTTAATTTATACTTTGCATTTGTGTTCTACCTAAAATTTCCATGCTTTGGTTCACTTTGCTTGTCTTGGTACTCAACTTATAAACTCTACGAATTACAATGCAAATGAAAATGGTCTTAAAAGACATGGTAAGTAGTTTAACAGTGCAGATTACAATAAGGGCAAACAGTTTATGATGCTAGATCAACAAAGCTAGTGAATATATGTTGGGTCCATACAATAGTCGTGCTGATGAGTTAACCTTCCATTAAAACACATGCACATGTCTTCAATATGAAAATTTTCACCATTGTGTCTGAAATATTAGTCCCTCCTGGTTTAGTTGGTCTGGATTTGAGAATCGCTTACAATGAGACAAGTTATTTGGTGTTCTCATGAGCCTGTTGATATAGGTGATATATATCCTGGCCTAAGGTCTTCATGTTGTGGGAACCATGTAACATTCAGTTGCAAGTTTGACCTTGTAATCAGTAAAGAGTTTGATATGGGCCAATATAGAGTGAAATGAAGGTTGAGATTTATTTTGTTCGTTCTCTAGTTCAATGCATGGTGATTTTAAACTTTATGGACTTCTCCTGTGTGGAGCCCAAACTCAACAGAAATCTTGGTTCATACCATATTTTTGTATTAGGGGCCATAGTTCAAAGAATAGCTTACTACCTCAGTTTAAAGTAACAGAGGGTGCAAGGCTAGAAGTTGGTTGTGATGCCTCTTATGTAAGAATGTAAGCCATTTGAATTAAAAAGAGTGATATATAGTCTTGGAGATAGACTTTTAGTGTTAATCATGCTACAAGAAACTTGAATGCTATTACTTTTTAGTAATACTGGAACTCTATTTTTGCAGGAAATTGTGGTAATGTTTGTTGAGTTTTTCTAATGTTGTGTTTAGAGAACATGCTTGATGTCATTGAAGTTACAGATTTTATGACACTGATACTTGGAAAAGTCAAAATTGCAAACCTTTGATCCATTTATAGCGATGACTTTATAACCTGGCCAGAATCAttgtaaattttaatatatttttcatttgaATAAATGTAAGTTTAGGGTATATTTTGTAGGTGTCTAAGTTGCCAAATGATAACATCTTTCACAATCCTACATTAGTTACCAATGTTGTTGGGGAAGTAAAGAATTAAACCAACATAAATAGTGACAAATCTTAGGTTTAAATGGAGATtttaaggaaaaaataaaattcttatcTTTAATTGAAGATCTCATCCTTACAAGGAAGTGTTTCTTTATTGAAGAACAACAAAAGAGGAAGCTTATCGACCAAGTATTTATCACAAGAAAGATTTTGTCAAAATAATTATGGAAAAACATCTTCCCTGATGAAATAATTGATATGTTTTGATTTATGAGATGTAATTTTCTTTATTGGATTCTTCATTattttgtgttttcttttcttgttgtgaTTTGGGACCTGTATAAAGGGGAAAGAGATTGTAATTGAAGATCACAGAATGATTAAATGGATTGAAGTTTCTTTCCAACATTATGTGTGACTGATGTAAGGCCATTTTATAGCCAACCTATGAGATGGATGGATGTGTGAGACTTTTGTCCCTAAAAGGTTCCTACTTGAGAGAGAGTGAGAGCTAATAGTTATCTTTTTTATACTTATTATAACTTTATATTATTATCTTAAtgttcctctttttttttcttgttttattctcaaataaagaaaaatacacTTTTCGTACTCGTCCTACACCAAAACTATAATTTGCAAGATTAGAATCAGTATTGGATAGGGACAACTATCTAGATCAGTAGGATTGGATCAATAGGACCAGAGTTGAATGAGGAAAAAGTTAAACAAGTATCATATAAAATTAACaaacataaacaaataaaaaattatgaactCAAAATATTATATGCTAAAATTTCTTTTGTGTTAACAGGATTGATTTGAAATTGTGTAAGACTGATGTTGAAGGGAAAGGCGATACTTTTCCACCCATGCTTTGCCATTTGGTGCAATTTacactaaaattttaatttgtattaCATTATTTTGTCTCATTATTAAATAAGAATGCCTGGGAAGGATGAATTTTAGCTAATTGATCATGATAAATGCATAGTATTGCATGTGCAACAAGTTAGCATAGGTTTTTGCTACCATTAAGCAATCTGAGATTTTCTGGAGAATctgaaagagaaaaaaggagaaaTAAGCTTCAAAACATTGCCAACCTTTGTAAACTCTGATGATTCAGCAACTTACGTTTCCAAGGCTTAGATGTATAGGTTTCTTGGTCGTATCTTGTCCTTTTTTCATTAGAGAAAACTTGTGTCATATCGATCATTACAAGGATAAAATAGACTGATTCTGAAGAAGTCCTGAACGTATAAGAACCATACAGCTTAGTAGGTAAACTACTCCATGTGTCAAGTTTCATGCTCTTCTTTGACTTGGTGATGAGCTTTCGATAACGTTGAGATGCTGATATAATAGTCTATGCTTGAGTGAGTATTGTTGATTAACATTGGTACTCTGTTCTTGGAAATCCAATTCATGAAAGTTGAGGTACTGTTTCATGTTGCATTTCTAGCTTGCTTTAATATAAACCATGTTATCCAGAGATGCAACAAGCCTTCATGAACCTGCTAATATAAACGCTGTTGATTTGTCTTCTACAGTGTTATCTCCTTAAATTATCATATATGTGAGTATAAACTTGTCATTTCAGAATTAGACAACTATAATTAAGAATTGTGGCATGCTTTATGAATGGCAATCAAAATTTCCTTTGTTGAGAGTGGTTATAGGTGAATTATTCGTGTCATGAGATGTTGATTATTTACTTCATCTGAAaggcaatatattttttttccactTGGCTATCTTGTACATTAACTTTCTCTTGtctttctacttcttcttcttatttatttCAGGCTGTCAAATTTATTAGTTTTAGTACAAGAAAATGATGTGGATAAATAATAATTGTTTAGTGAGTTCTCAAAACTTGCACAAGTGGAACTTGATGCGTATCTTTATTTGGCTCTTTCGGTTGTTTGGTGAGTCCTCAGAACTTGCACAAGTGGAACTTGATGCGTATCTTTAGTTGGCTCTTTCTGTAAACTGATGATGCCAAAACAATTGCTTTGTggagtattttcttcttcttttgtaaaggAAAATAGTGACTCCCTAACAACTCTTTTCCTATGAAGATGATCTGCCTTTCTAACACATACTTCATGATGTTGATTTTCTGGCATTTAACTGTGTATGAATTGTCTTGCAGCTTGAGAAGTTGTTTGCTCCCTAAGCTTATGGTTCGTAATTGAGGATCTTAATTAGCTTTCTTTGATATTGCTTTTATCAATTGATTAAGGTACGAGGCATGTGATGCTTGAAATAATTTTAGTTCTTCCTGTCTATGATTTCTTCTCCTTTGATCATTACTCATTCCAAAAATAACATTAGTGTTGAAGAAATTTTCACCTCCTCCTTGGCTGCAGTAACTTTCTCTAGTCTGTCTACTTCATCTTCTCTTTTTGTTTCAGGCTGTCATTCTTACTGTTTGGTGAGTGTCAAAATTTTCACAAGTCGAACTTATGCATATCTTAATTTGGTTCGTTTTGTAAACTGATGATGCTAGAACAATTACTTTGTGGAGTGCTTTTGTAAAGGAAAACAGTGACTCCCTTGCAACTTTGTTCCTTTCAAGATGATCCACCTTACCAACACATATTTCATGATGTTGATTTGCTGACATCTGTCTATGAATTGCCTTGCAGCTTGACAAGTTGTTTGCTCCCTAAGCTTATGGTTTGAAAATGGGGATCTCAATTATCATGGACTTTCTTTGATATTGCTTTTATCAACTGATATGGTTCTACTTGGCAATGATTTCTTCTCCTTCGATCATTCTGCATTCCAACAACAACACAAGCGTTGAAGAAATTTTCAGGTGCTTCCTGGCCAACCTCTTGTGCTTGTTTCAGATTGGTTTTACCCTGTAAATTTTACTTGTTTGAATGTTTTCGTGTTTTTCTTCTACTACTTCTGGACCTCACATGTCTCCCACCTAACCAGGACAACTTGCAAGCTCATCCACTGGTCTTTGCCTCTTGGCA
Above is a genomic segment from Musa acuminata AAA Group cultivar baxijiao chromosome BXJ3-4, Cavendish_Baxijiao_AAA, whole genome shotgun sequence containing:
- the LOC135635853 gene encoding exocyst complex component EXO70A1-like, producing the protein MGGGWKVERLVAVRRSLRTSLDRSRALGAALARAGPRLDEIRQRLPSMEAAVRPIRADRDALADAGGHIDRSVVPAAAVLKVFDAVHGLERSLLSDPRADLPGYLAVLKHLEEALRFLSDNYGLAVQWLDDIVDYLDDQTLADQRFIMGLKSFLVSLKSSPSPLDGGLLAATLDKLESEFRLLLAEHTTPLPMPPDTSDASTISTSPIPVLVIHKLRAILERMTANNLLDRCVSIFVDVRGSNIRASLRALNLDYLEITPNEFNDVQSIEGYIEKWGRHLQFAVKHLFETELKVCVEVFEQTGPPDVAVSCFADIAARAGILGFLRFGTIVTETRKDPIKLLKLLDVFATLNKLRLDFNRLFRGKDCVEIQNQTRDLIKRVIDGACDIFWELLHQVELQRQMPPPSDGAVPRLVSFITEYCNKLLSDEYRPVLTQVLIIHRSWKQEKFQEEMLTDAILEIFKALEANFDIWSKSYGDTSLSFLFAMNTHWHFYKNLKGTRLGELLGEAKLKEHEQYKDYYAASFLRESWGKLPPLLSREGLILFSGGRVKARDLVKQRLKGFNESFNEMYHKQSSWVISDKDLREKMCQLVVQTIVPSYRSYMQNYGPLVEQDSSASKYAKYTAQSLEKMLGSLFQHKPGRTMSLSIGHSNGKLTSVMNNLSRSASTVS